One genomic segment of Synechocystis sp. LKSZ1 includes these proteins:
- the clpS gene encoding ATP-dependent Clp protease adapter ClpS, translated as MGTMSATVTPDRGTTLVRKTYPNYKVIVLNDDFNTFQHVADCLLKYIPGMTPDTAWALTNQVHYDGQAIVWTGPQEPAELYHQQLRREGLTMAPLEPA; from the coding sequence ATGGGAACAATGTCTGCGACGGTAACCCCTGACCGTGGAACAACCTTAGTGCGCAAAACCTATCCCAACTACAAGGTCATCGTGCTCAATGACGATTTCAACACCTTCCAGCATGTAGCGGACTGTCTGCTCAAATATATCCCTGGCATGACCCCGGATACCGCTTGGGCCTTGACCAATCAAGTCCACTACGATGGCCAGGCTATCGTCTGGACGGGGCCCCAGGAACCCGCAGAATTGTATCACCAGCAACTGCGTCGGGAGGGCCTGACTATGGCTCCCCTAGAACCGGCTTGA
- the dnaA gene encoding chromosomal replication initiator protein DnaA: MTISEQQLWSQALEQLQSQLTRPAFETWIQTATLQSATEQRVVLQAANLFVLNHLHKHYLPLLTEVFSRLLGKAVEVQLTTATGENLSLSERPATKLEREGRRPASPLNPKYTFSRFVVGPTNRMAHAASLAVAESPGREFNPLFLCGGVGLGKTHLMQAIAHYRLEMYPSSRVFYISTEQFTNDLITAIRQDKMETFREHYRSADFLLIDDIQFIKGKEFTQEEFFHTFNTLHEAGKQVVLASDRPPKRIPGLQDRLISRFSMGLIADIQVPDLETRMAILQKKAEYENMRLPREVIEYIATHYTANIRELEGALLRAIAYTSLSGVPMTVKNIMPVLNPPLEKVEVSPETILNIIAQAYKLSIEDLKGNSRRREVSLARQVGMYLMRQHTELSLPRIGQEFGGKDHTTVMYSCEKITQLQQKDWELSQLLSELSDRINIASRPEP; this comes from the coding sequence GTGACGATTTCTGAGCAACAACTGTGGTCGCAAGCCCTAGAACAACTCCAGAGCCAACTCACTCGCCCGGCCTTTGAAACCTGGATTCAGACGGCAACCCTGCAAAGCGCTACGGAACAACGGGTTGTCCTCCAGGCCGCCAATTTATTCGTCCTCAACCATCTCCATAAACACTACCTGCCCTTGCTGACGGAGGTCTTTAGTCGTCTGCTGGGCAAAGCCGTGGAAGTCCAATTAACCACCGCAACGGGAGAAAATTTATCCTTGTCTGAACGCCCAGCCACCAAGCTGGAACGAGAGGGCCGGCGTCCGGCCTCGCCCCTAAATCCCAAATATACCTTTTCCCGCTTTGTGGTTGGTCCCACGAATCGTATGGCCCATGCTGCTTCCCTCGCTGTTGCAGAATCCCCTGGGCGGGAGTTTAATCCTCTGTTTCTCTGTGGTGGCGTGGGCCTGGGAAAAACCCATTTGATGCAGGCTATTGCCCACTATCGTTTGGAAATGTATCCGTCCTCTCGCGTTTTTTATATTTCCACGGAGCAATTTACCAATGACCTGATCACAGCTATCCGTCAGGACAAGATGGAGACCTTTCGGGAGCATTATCGCAGTGCCGATTTTCTCCTGATTGATGATATTCAATTTATAAAAGGCAAGGAGTTCACCCAAGAAGAATTTTTCCATACCTTCAATACCCTGCATGAGGCCGGTAAACAGGTGGTATTGGCCTCGGATCGACCGCCCAAACGCATTCCTGGCCTGCAAGACCGTCTCATTTCCCGCTTCTCCATGGGACTGATTGCCGACATTCAAGTACCGGATCTGGAAACCCGCATGGCCATTCTACAAAAGAAAGCCGAGTACGAAAATATGCGCCTGCCGCGGGAGGTGATTGAATACATTGCCACCCACTACACCGCTAATATCCGGGAATTGGAGGGGGCCCTCCTGCGGGCTATAGCTTATACCTCTCTGTCGGGGGTGCCCATGACGGTTAAAAACATCATGCCGGTGCTCAATCCCCCGCTTGAAAAAGTAGAAGTATCCCCGGAAACCATTCTTAATATCATTGCCCAGGCCTACAAACTAAGCATTGAGGATCTCAAGGGGAATTCCCGACGGCGGGAAGTCAGCTTGGCCAGACAGGTGGGAATGTACTTAATGCGCCAACATACAGAACTCAGCTTACCGCGCATTGGCCAGGAGTTTGGGGGTAAAGACCACACGACGGTGATGTATAGCTGTGAAAAAATTACCCAACTCCAGCAAAAGGACTGGGAACTCAGCCAGTTGCTGTCGGAACTGAGTGACCGGATTAATATTGCCAGTCGCCCAGAGCCTTGA
- a CDS encoding metallophosphoesterase family protein — MSIAPFPHSAPRRLIVGDVHGHYDALLKLFDVMAPTAQDAVYFVGDLIDRGPESARVVDFVMQNKYHCILGNHEQMMLEALKGGALSSQLLQAWLYSGGQATLQSYNYQIPQEHVVWMQNLPLYLDLGNIWLVHAGLDPQLPLEDQSQEQFCWIRDKFHQSRYPYFAEKLIIIGHTITFTFPQVEPGKLVSGVGWLGIDTGAYHPRSGWLTAVDVNHNWVYQIHRNSLAVRCLPLEEIVVFLDPLLLAGRQRRPKRLGI; from the coding sequence ATGTCCATTGCCCCTTTCCCCCATTCTGCCCCGCGGCGGCTCATTGTTGGTGATGTCCATGGCCACTACGATGCTCTCTTAAAATTGTTTGACGTCATGGCTCCCACGGCCCAAGATGCCGTTTATTTTGTGGGAGATTTGATCGACCGTGGCCCGGAGAGTGCCCGTGTAGTCGATTTTGTGATGCAAAATAAATACCATTGTATTTTAGGTAATCATGAACAAATGATGCTAGAGGCCCTCAAGGGCGGGGCCCTCTCATCGCAACTGTTGCAGGCCTGGTTGTATAGCGGTGGCCAGGCAACACTCCAGAGCTATAACTACCAAATTCCCCAGGAACACGTTGTCTGGATGCAGAACCTACCACTGTACCTAGATCTGGGTAATATCTGGTTAGTTCATGCCGGCTTAGACCCCCAACTCCCCTTAGAAGACCAAAGCCAGGAGCAATTTTGTTGGATTCGAGATAAATTCCACCAGAGTCGTTACCCTTACTTCGCCGAAAAATTGATCATTATTGGCCATACCATCACCTTTACTTTTCCCCAGGTCGAGCCGGGTAAATTGGTGAGTGGTGTCGGCTGGTTAGGAATTGATACGGGGGCCTACCATCCCCGCAGTGGTTGGTTAACGGCAGTGGATGTTAATCACAATTGGGTTTATCAAATTCACCGCAACTCTTTGGCGGTGCGTTGCCTGCCCCTAGAAGAAATTGTTGTATTTTTAGACCCCCTACTGCTAGCGGGTCGTCAGCGTCGTCCCAAACGTTTAGGTATTTAG
- a CDS encoding Txe/YoeB family addiction module toxin, producing the protein MGRKKANKTEISNSFHHYRPFFSPTFKEDLRWWYRQDPKRAEKILDLVADILDGHPFQGLGKPEPLKYIEANTWSRRIDWEHRLVYRVQEDCIYFLQARYHYAP; encoded by the coding sequence TTGGGTCGCAAAAAAGCCAATAAAACCGAGATCTCCAACTCATTTCACCACTACCGTCCGTTCTTTAGTCCTACCTTTAAAGAAGATTTACGTTGGTGGTATCGACAAGACCCGAAGCGAGCTGAAAAAATTCTAGATTTAGTCGCTGATATTCTTGATGGCCATCCCTTTCAAGGATTGGGTAAACCTGAACCACTAAAATATATTGAGGCTAACACGTGGTCTCGACGAATTGATTGGGAGCATCGTTTGGTTTACCGGGTCCAAGAAGACTGTATCTACTTTCTGCAAGCTCGTTATCATTACGCACCCTAG
- a CDS encoding MFS transporter, which produces MESKLITSRQGFGPILRNPRFLSLWFGQIFSQLADKFYLVLMISLVANHYQGVNQSISGWVSAIMIANTIPAVLFGSLAGVYVDRWLKKEVLIITNLLRGAFVLSLPPLIWLSQQTKLTLPLAWLPSFLRRWHATEHDSFQVPLGFVILLVVTFTVSTLTQFFAPAEQSTLPLIVRRRYLLAANSLSTLTQMAVLIIGFAIGEPLLALADQLLGSVQGTWDLGKVGVVGGAYLLSGVIFLLLQTGEKLRPEGYEYPHVFRDILDGIDYLRENHRVRNALIQLLILFSIFAALSVLAVSMAANLPGLKASQFGFLLAFGGVGMAIGAVGVGYGGQRLSQIQLALWGSLGMGVCLLGLAVFNRNLVLTFGLTTILGFFAALVGVPMQTMLQVETPPELHGKVFGLENNVNNIALSLPLALAGVAESLFGLRPVLLSLAVMAVAGGLLTWYITTMPALSSEK; this is translated from the coding sequence ATGGAATCCAAGCTAATCACATCTCGGCAGGGTTTTGGGCCCATTTTGCGGAATCCTCGTTTTCTTTCCCTCTGGTTTGGGCAAATTTTTTCCCAATTGGCCGATAAATTTTACTTGGTGCTGATGATCTCCCTCGTGGCTAATCACTACCAAGGGGTTAACCAGTCGATTAGTGGTTGGGTCTCGGCCATTATGATCGCCAATACGATCCCAGCAGTTCTGTTTGGCTCCCTGGCTGGGGTTTATGTGGATCGTTGGCTCAAAAAAGAAGTCCTGATCATTACGAACCTGCTACGCGGGGCCTTTGTCTTGAGTTTGCCGCCTCTGATCTGGTTAAGCCAGCAGACGAAACTGACCCTGCCCCTAGCTTGGTTGCCCAGTTTTTTGCGGCGTTGGCATGCTACTGAACACGATAGTTTTCAAGTCCCCCTGGGGTTTGTAATTCTCTTGGTTGTCACCTTTACCGTCTCCACCTTGACCCAGTTTTTTGCTCCGGCGGAACAATCAACCCTGCCCCTGATTGTGCGTCGTCGCTATCTCCTGGCGGCCAATTCCCTCAGTACCCTGACCCAAATGGCGGTGCTCATTATCGGCTTTGCCATTGGCGAACCCCTCTTGGCCTTAGCGGATCAATTATTAGGCTCAGTGCAGGGGACTTGGGATTTAGGCAAAGTTGGTGTTGTCGGCGGAGCCTATCTATTGTCGGGGGTCATCTTTCTCCTGTTGCAAACTGGTGAAAAGCTACGCCCCGAAGGATACGAGTATCCCCATGTTTTCAGGGATATTCTAGATGGCATCGACTACCTACGGGAAAATCATCGGGTTCGCAATGCCCTGATTCAATTGCTGATTCTCTTTTCCATTTTTGCGGCCCTCTCGGTACTCGCCGTTAGCATGGCGGCCAATTTACCGGGTCTCAAGGCCTCGCAATTTGGCTTTCTCCTGGCCTTCGGCGGAGTCGGCATGGCCATTGGGGCCGTAGGGGTAGGTTACGGCGGCCAACGACTATCCCAGATTCAACTGGCCCTCTGGGGTTCCCTCGGTATGGGGGTTTGTCTATTGGGCCTGGCGGTGTTTAATCGCAATTTAGTCCTCACCTTTGGCCTAACCACTATTCTGGGCTTTTTTGCGGCCTTAGTTGGTGTGCCCATGCAGACCATGCTCCAGGTCGAAACCCCCCCGGAATTACATGGCAAGGTCTTTGGCCTAGAAAATAACGTCAACAATATTGCGCTTTCTCTACCCTTAGCCCTGGCAGGGGTAGCCGAAAGCCTCTTTGGCCTGAGGCCGGTGCTCTTGTCCTTGGCTGTGATGGCCGTTGCCGGGGGCCTGTTAACTTGGTATATCACCACCATGCCGGCCCTCTCTAGCGAAAAATAG
- the cbiE gene encoding precorrin-6y C5,15-methyltransferase (decarboxylating) subunit CbiE has translation MIDVIGIGLDGPAGLSRQCQEMITQATLLVGAGRLLDFFPEHPAPRLPLGDLQGLWAELQPQLTPEARIVILASGDPLYFGLGRLLLTYFSPEQLRFHPHLSSVQLAFNRLKLPWQDAVVLSVHGRALDCLVPPLQQGVAKLAILTDPQHHPVAIARLYRSLDLANAYQFWLCENLGAETERITAYSLADLEQLDPATIAPLNVLVLVRCEAAPLPDLVTLPRLGLPDSTFLSFPDRPGLMTKREIRLLALGELALQPRQIIWDIGAGTGAMAIEMARLCPESQVYAIEKTAAGLALIEQNCRRLQVRNVVPVRGVAPAALTNLPRPDRVFIGGSGGQLETILNYLQACLTPEARVVLALATLENLSLGLQWFQRQGWPYSVQQVQIARSLALAQLTRFQPLNPVYLLLAQPPKASGSTDSSE, from the coding sequence GTGATCGACGTTATCGGTATTGGCTTGGATGGCCCGGCAGGCCTGAGTAGGCAGTGTCAGGAGATGATTACCCAGGCCACCCTGTTGGTGGGAGCCGGCCGGCTTTTAGACTTTTTTCCAGAACACCCCGCTCCCCGTCTGCCCCTCGGAGATCTTCAGGGCCTGTGGGCAGAACTCCAGCCCCAATTAACTCCCGAGGCCCGGATCGTTATTTTGGCCAGCGGCGACCCGTTGTATTTTGGTCTAGGGCGCTTGCTTTTGACCTATTTTTCGCCGGAGCAGTTGCGATTTCACCCCCACCTCAGTTCTGTCCAGTTGGCCTTTAATCGCCTTAAATTACCCTGGCAGGATGCGGTCGTTCTCAGTGTCCATGGCCGGGCTCTGGATTGCCTTGTGCCGCCGCTCCAACAGGGGGTTGCTAAGCTAGCGATTCTGACTGACCCCCAGCACCACCCGGTGGCCATTGCTCGTTTGTACCGGAGTCTTGACCTGGCTAATGCTTACCAGTTTTGGCTCTGCGAAAATCTGGGGGCCGAAACGGAACGGATCACCGCCTATTCCCTCGCAGACTTAGAACAGCTAGACCCGGCAACTATTGCGCCCCTGAACGTGCTGGTTTTAGTGCGGTGTGAGGCGGCACCATTACCCGACCTAGTCACCCTGCCTCGCCTAGGCCTACCGGATAGTACTTTTCTAAGCTTTCCCGACCGGCCCGGCCTGATGACCAAGCGTGAAATTCGGCTCTTGGCCCTGGGGGAATTGGCCCTTCAACCCCGACAAATCATTTGGGATATTGGTGCCGGGACAGGGGCCATGGCCATTGAAATGGCGCGTCTATGCCCCGAGAGCCAAGTTTATGCCATTGAAAAAACCGCCGCCGGCCTAGCTTTAATTGAACAGAATTGTCGTCGCCTGCAAGTCAGGAATGTCGTTCCCGTCAGAGGAGTGGCCCCAGCGGCCTTAACGAATCTGCCTCGTCCCGACCGGGTGTTTATCGGGGGTAGTGGCGGGCAACTAGAGACGATTTTGAATTATCTCCAGGCCTGTCTGACACCAGAGGCTAGAGTTGTTCTGGCCTTGGCTACCCTCGAAAATCTCAGCCTAGGATTGCAGTGGTTTCAGCGGCAGGGATGGCCTTATAGCGTACAACAGGTACAGATTGCCCGCTCCTTGGCTCTGGCCCAACTGACCCGTTTTCAGCCCCTGAATCCGGTTTATCTGTTGCTGGCTCAACCGCCTAAGGCGTCTGGCAGTACTGATTCATCTGAGTGA
- the rimM gene encoding ribosome maturation factor RimM (Essential for efficient processing of 16S rRNA) — protein MAEDWLEIGTIVAPQGIQGELRVLSSSDFPQRFQGQGQRWLQSPQGEPPRAVQLTSGRPIPGKNLFVVRLAEVKDRNQAEQLVGYRLLITADDRLPLDDDEYHVADLINLAVYHQASGAHLGIVVDVYEAGNTLLEVQLADGEHTPPKTVLIPFVQAIVPVVDLSQGRLEILPPAGLLELGNSNHETA, from the coding sequence ATGGCAGAGGATTGGCTAGAAATTGGCACGATTGTAGCACCCCAGGGAATTCAAGGCGAACTGCGGGTTCTCTCTAGTTCAGATTTTCCCCAGCGTTTCCAGGGCCAGGGCCAACGCTGGCTCCAGTCGCCCCAGGGGGAACCACCGAGAGCGGTGCAATTAACCTCAGGGCGGCCCATTCCGGGAAAAAATCTATTTGTGGTGCGTCTGGCTGAAGTGAAAGACCGTAATCAAGCGGAACAATTGGTGGGTTATCGACTCTTGATAACAGCGGATGACCGCTTACCCTTAGATGATGATGAGTACCATGTGGCTGACCTAATCAATCTGGCCGTCTATCACCAGGCCAGCGGGGCCCATTTAGGAATCGTGGTGGATGTCTACGAAGCCGGTAATACCCTCCTCGAGGTTCAACTCGCTGACGGGGAGCATACCCCACCTAAAACTGTACTTATACCCTTTGTCCAGGCCATTGTCCCTGTCGTTGACCTTAGCCAAGGCCGGCTCGAAATTTTACCCCCCGCGGGCCTGCTTGAACTAGGGAATAGCAATCACGAAACGGCCTGA
- a CDS encoding Tab2 family RNA-binding protein, with translation MPSMLPPPQPLPEHLWGEQWRFVTLPAGDFLTAFQDRPIPYASLSESLWPFAFGVASTQSLPGIVIYAGRQSRLLCQWLTDQQPQYLSYTETEAGQAGGLLLQGQLQDRWILVTFQDAEIAAGGQRFSQRQQQAQGLHFLWVQPDDSGMTTTGIWLLQKPIT, from the coding sequence ATGCCAAGTATGCTTCCACCCCCTCAACCCTTACCTGAACACCTTTGGGGAGAACAGTGGCGTTTCGTCACCCTGCCTGCCGGAGACTTTTTAACCGCTTTTCAGGATCGCCCCATTCCCTACGCCTCCCTGTCGGAATCTTTGTGGCCCTTTGCCTTCGGCGTCGCTTCGACCCAATCCCTACCTGGTATTGTGATCTACGCAGGGCGCCAATCTCGCTTGCTTTGTCAATGGCTCACCGACCAGCAACCCCAATACCTCAGCTATACGGAAACCGAAGCGGGCCAAGCCGGGGGCCTACTTCTCCAGGGCCAGCTTCAAGACCGCTGGATTCTCGTCACGTTCCAGGATGCGGAGATTGCCGCCGGGGGCCAACGCTTTAGCCAACGCCAACAACAAGCCCAGGGCCTCCACTTCCTTTGGGTACAACCCGATGACTCGGGAATGACGACTACGGGCATCTGGCTTCTCCAAAAGCCGATCACCTAA
- the nblS gene encoding two-component system sensor histidine kinase NblS — MLEFFQTIQAVIHRWWSEFTLQTRLMAAATLVVSLFMSGLTFWAVNTIQYEAQMVDTRFGRDLGLLLSANVAPLIAEQNLTEVARFSSRFYASTSNVRYMLYADPEGKIFFGIPYSEATVQNSLALERRIELPEPDFSSTDLPLVRQHRTPQGEVTDVFVPLRHEGHYLGVLALGINPNPAVVNSSNLTRDVTIAVFISIWVMVILGAVFNALTITQPIKELLMGVKNIAAGNFQQRITLPFGGELGELIVNFNEMAERLERYEEQNIEEMTAEKAKLDTLVSTIADGAMLVDTNLQLLLVNPTARRLFAWDGQEVIGQNLLEYLPPEITAQLTQPLRDLTQEQHSSRLEITPPTPEVVFAPEEFRITLTQPVPRTIRLMLTQVFDQSRETLKGIVMTVQDITREVELNEAKSQFISNVSHELRTPLFNIKSFIETLCEFGEDLTEVERREFLETANHETDRLTRLVNDVLDLSRLESSKIYQLEAVELHPLIEQSLRTYQLNAKDKGLSLSHEIETNLPPVLGHYDLLLQVMTNLVGNALKFTPEGGKILIRAYKITALSEENPTSLVRLEIADTGIGIDPEDQMAIFDRFFRVENRVHTLEGTGLGLSIVKNIIEKHHSQIHLVSEVGVGTTFWFDLSLYQAATPSPSARLGLSIR, encoded by the coding sequence TTGTTGGAGTTTTTCCAAACCATTCAAGCCGTCATCCATCGTTGGTGGTCGGAGTTTACACTCCAGACCCGTTTGATGGCCGCGGCCACCTTAGTCGTTTCCCTCTTTATGAGTGGTTTGACTTTCTGGGCCGTCAATACGATTCAGTACGAAGCCCAGATGGTGGATACTCGTTTTGGTCGTGATTTGGGCCTCCTGCTTTCGGCCAACGTGGCCCCCTTAATTGCCGAGCAAAATTTAACGGAAGTTGCCCGCTTTTCCAGTCGCTTTTACGCCAGTACCTCCAATGTTCGGTATATGCTCTACGCCGACCCCGAGGGCAAGATTTTTTTTGGTATTCCCTACTCCGAAGCCACCGTACAGAATTCCCTAGCCCTGGAACGACGCATTGAACTGCCAGAGCCGGATTTTTCCAGTACCGACCTGCCTTTAGTACGTCAGCACCGAACACCCCAGGGAGAAGTTACCGACGTCTTTGTGCCCCTACGTCACGAGGGCCATTATCTGGGTGTGTTGGCCCTGGGTATTAATCCCAATCCTGCTGTGGTGAATTCCTCCAACCTGACCCGGGATGTCACCATTGCGGTCTTTATTTCAATCTGGGTGATGGTGATCCTGGGGGCCGTTTTTAATGCCTTGACCATTACCCAACCGATTAAGGAATTACTGATGGGGGTCAAGAACATTGCGGCAGGAAATTTTCAGCAACGGATCACCCTGCCCTTTGGTGGAGAATTGGGCGAGTTAATTGTTAATTTCAATGAAATGGCCGAGCGTTTAGAACGCTACGAAGAGCAAAACATTGAGGAAATGACCGCCGAAAAGGCCAAACTGGATACATTAGTTTCCACCATTGCTGATGGGGCCATGCTGGTGGATACGAATTTACAACTTTTATTGGTTAATCCTACGGCTCGTCGTCTCTTTGCCTGGGATGGCCAGGAGGTGATCGGCCAAAATTTATTGGAATACCTACCGCCGGAAATTACGGCTCAGTTGACCCAGCCTCTCCGAGACCTGACTCAGGAACAGCATTCCTCCCGTCTAGAGATAACTCCTCCAACCCCGGAGGTGGTTTTTGCACCAGAGGAGTTTCGTATTACCCTAACTCAGCCGGTTCCCCGAACCATTCGCCTGATGTTAACCCAGGTCTTTGACCAATCCCGAGAAACCCTGAAGGGTATTGTGATGACTGTCCAGGACATTACGCGGGAAGTGGAATTAAATGAGGCCAAGAGTCAATTTATTAGTAACGTTTCCCACGAACTCCGCACCCCGCTTTTTAATATCAAATCTTTTATTGAAACTCTCTGTGAGTTTGGGGAAGACCTAACGGAGGTGGAACGACGAGAATTTCTAGAAACGGCTAACCACGAAACCGATCGATTAACTCGATTAGTCAATGATGTTTTGGATTTGTCTCGGTTAGAATCCTCCAAGATCTACCAATTGGAGGCCGTGGAACTCCACCCGTTGATTGAGCAAAGTTTACGCACTTACCAACTCAATGCCAAAGATAAGGGCCTTTCCCTCAGCCATGAGATTGAAACCAATCTTCCTCCCGTATTAGGGCACTACGATCTGTTACTCCAGGTGATGACGAATCTAGTGGGGAACGCTCTGAAGTTTACGCCGGAAGGGGGCAAAATCCTGATCCGTGCCTACAAAATAACTGCTCTGTCAGAAGAGAACCCTACGAGCCTAGTGCGCCTAGAAATCGCTGATACGGGGATTGGCATTGATCCCGAGGATCAAATGGCCATCTTTGACCGTTTTTTCCGGGTGGAAAATCGGGTACACACCCTAGAGGGAACCGGTCTGGGTCTTTCCATCGTGAAAAATATTATCGAAAAACACCACAGTCAAATTCATCTGGTCAGTGAAGTGGGCGTTGGTACAACTTTTTGGTTTGACCTCAGTCTGTATCAAGCCGCCACTCCCAGCCCATCGGCCCGTCTCGGCCTCAGCATCCGTTAA
- a CDS encoding LL-diaminopimelate aminotransferase — protein sequence MQFAQRLHSLPANVFADMDQAKTEAKKQGQSLIDLSLGSSDLPTHPQILATIAEALQRPQTHGYLLHQGTQAFRRAVAKWYEARFGLGVDPETEVLSLIGSQEGTAHLPLAILNPGDVALLLDPGYPSHAGGVYLAGGEIYPMPLRPENQFLPVFSEVPDAVLARAKLMVLSYPHNPTTATASLDFFQAALAFAQRYDLVVVHDFPYCDLVFGGAPLPPSFLQADRSKERSIEFFTFSKSYNMGGFRIGFAVGNAQLIQALRRIKAIVDFNQYQGILQGAITALQSPPQLIQETVQIFAQRRDQFIQALAEIPWPVPRPLATMYVWAPLPAPWQTRSLEFCRQLVLKTGVAASPGAGFGAGGEGFVRFALVQDPPTLVEAVRRLQDFLQEARPDFSSRF from the coding sequence ATGCAGTTTGCCCAGCGTTTACATTCTCTCCCAGCCAATGTCTTTGCGGATATGGATCAGGCCAAGACCGAAGCCAAAAAGCAGGGCCAATCTCTGATCGACCTATCCTTAGGATCCTCAGATTTGCCGACCCATCCCCAAATTCTGGCGACGATTGCCGAGGCTCTCCAGCGGCCCCAGACCCACGGTTATCTTCTACACCAAGGTACTCAGGCCTTTCGTCGGGCCGTAGCAAAATGGTACGAAGCCCGCTTTGGCCTGGGGGTAGACCCCGAAACCGAAGTACTGAGCTTGATCGGTTCCCAGGAAGGCACGGCCCATTTGCCTCTAGCGATTCTGAATCCGGGAGATGTGGCGCTTCTCCTGGATCCGGGTTATCCCTCTCATGCCGGGGGGGTTTACTTAGCAGGCGGGGAAATTTACCCTATGCCCCTCCGCCCCGAAAACCAGTTTTTGCCAGTTTTTAGCGAGGTTCCTGACGCGGTCCTGGCTAGGGCCAAGCTCATGGTTTTGAGCTATCCCCATAATCCCACCACGGCGACGGCCAGCCTCGATTTTTTTCAGGCGGCCCTGGCCTTCGCCCAGCGCTACGATCTAGTGGTGGTTCACGATTTTCCCTACTGTGACTTGGTCTTTGGCGGTGCCCCGCTTCCCCCATCCTTTCTCCAGGCCGATCGTTCCAAGGAGCGCAGTATTGAATTTTTTACCTTCTCTAAGTCCTACAACATGGGAGGCTTTCGCATCGGCTTTGCGGTGGGGAATGCCCAACTAATCCAGGCCCTGCGTCGGATCAAGGCCATTGTGGACTTCAATCAGTACCAAGGCATTCTGCAGGGGGCCATCACGGCCCTGCAAAGCCCACCCCAGCTGATCCAAGAGACCGTGCAAATTTTTGCCCAACGCCGCGATCAGTTTATCCAGGCCCTAGCGGAGATCCCTTGGCCAGTTCCCCGGCCATTGGCCACCATGTACGTCTGGGCCCCTCTACCCGCCCCTTGGCAGACTCGTTCTTTGGAATTTTGTCGCCAACTCGTTTTGAAAACAGGCGTTGCGGCCTCTCCCGGTGCGGGCTTTGGGGCTGGCGGAGAAGGATTTGTGCGGTTTGCCTTGGTGCAAGACCCACCGACCCTCGTCGAAGCCGTCCGTCGTCTCCAAGACTTTTTGCAAGAGGCCAGACCTGATTTTTCAAGCCGGTTCTAG
- a CDS encoding type II toxin-antitoxin system Phd/YefM family antitoxin: MLSTETTYSKARAELASLLDEVYDNRQVVVIKRRNQKNVALIAEEDLASLLESVHLLRSPENAQRLFQALDWSYQIEGEGESLDQLRQELGLGSQKSQ, encoded by the coding sequence ATGTTGAGCACAGAAACGACTTATTCCAAAGCGAGAGCAGAACTTGCTTCCCTATTGGATGAGGTGTACGACAATCGACAGGTGGTGGTGATTAAACGCCGTAACCAGAAGAATGTCGCCTTGATAGCGGAGGAAGATCTCGCCAGCTTACTAGAGAGTGTGCACCTGTTGCGGTCACCAGAGAATGCTCAGCGTTTATTTCAGGCCCTGGATTGGTCATATCAGATAGAAGGAGAGGGGGAGAGTTTAGACCAATTGAGACAGGAGCTGGGCCTTGGGTCGCAAAAAAGCCAATAA